One genomic window of Camelina sativa cultivar DH55 chromosome 5, Cs, whole genome shotgun sequence includes the following:
- the LOC104787642 gene encoding aspartic proteinase PCS1-like — protein MSPIPKPLFFFFFLNYVVTLSTSLSIHLPLTSLPISPKTTTFTNSLISRKNPSPSSPPYHFRSRFKYSMALIISLPIGTPPQTQQMVLDTGSQLSWIQCHRKKLPPVTSFDPSLSSSFSTLPCSHPLCKPRIPDFTLPTSCDSNRLCHYSYFYADGTFAEGNLVKEKITFSNTEFTPPLILGCATESSDDRGILGMNRGRLSFVSQAKISKFSYCIPPKSNRPGFTPTGSFYLGDNPNSHGFKYVSLLTFPESQRMPNLDPLAYTVPMIGIKFGLKKLNISGSVFRPDAGGSGQTMVDSGSEFTHLVDAAYDAVRGEIVRRVGRRLKKGYVYGGTADMCFDGNVVMIQRLVGDLVFELTRGVEILVPRERVLVNVGGGVHCVGIGRSSMLGAASNIIGNVHQQNLWVEFDVTNRRVGFAKADCSRLL, from the coding sequence atgtctcccATTCCAAaaccactcttcttcttcttcttcctcaactaTGTTGTAACTCTCTCAACCTCACTCTCCATCCACCTCCCACTCACCTCTCTCCCTATCTCACCCAAAACCACAACCTTCACAAACTCCCTCATCTCCCGCAAAAACCCATCTCCATCATCTCCACCATACCACTTCCGATCAAGATTCAAATACTCAATGGCTCTAATCATCTCACTCCCTATAGGAACACCACCACAAACACAGCAAATGGTTCTTGACACAGGAAGCCAACTCTCATGGATCCAATGCCACCGCAAAAAGCTCCCACCAGTTACATCGTTCGACccatctctctcctcttctttctcaacCTTACCTTGCTCTCACCCTCTTTGTAAACCAAGAATCCCAGATTTTACACTTCCCACTTCTTGCGACTCGAACCGGTTATGTCACTACTCTTACTTCTACGCTGATGGAACCTTCGCTGAAGGTAACCTCGTCAAAGAAAAAATCACTTTCTCAAATACCGAATTTACCCCTCCTTTGATACTTGGTTGCGCTACTGAGTCCTCTGATGATAGGGGTATTTTGGGAATGAACCGTGGTCGTCTCTCGTTCGTCTCTCAAGCTAAGATTTCGAAATTCTCTTATTGTATCCCACCCAAATCGAACCGGCCCGGTTTTACACCAACCGGTTCTTTTTACCTCGGAGACAACCCGAATTCGCACGGTTTCAAATACGTTTCTCTGTTGACTTTTCCTGAAAGTCAACGAATGCCGAATCTTGATCCGTTGGCTTACACTGTACCGATGATTGGGATTAAATTCGGTTTAAAGAAGCTTAACATTTCCGGTTCGGTTTTTAGACCCGATGCAGGCGGGTCGGGTCAAACAATGGTTGATTCAGGATCCGAGTTTACTCATTTAGTGGACGCAGCTTACGATGCAGTGAGAGGAGAGATAGTGAGACGTGTTGGGCGGCGATTAAAGAAAGGTTACGTGTACGGTGGAACAGCTGACATGTGTTTCGATGGAAACGTGGTGATGATCCAACGGTTGGTCGGTGATCTTGTGTTTGAGTTAACTAGAGGAGTTGAGATACTTGTTCCGAGAGAGAGGGTTCTGGTTAACGTTGGAGGTGGGGTTCACTGCGTTGGAATCGGACGGTCGAGTATGCTTGGAGCAGCTAGTAATATAATCGGGAACGTTCATCAACAAAATCTTTGGGTTGAGTTTGACGTGACCAATAGAAGAGTTGGTTTCGCTAAAGCTGACTGTAGCAGATTACTGTGA